The following proteins are co-located in the Poecile atricapillus isolate bPoeAtr1 chromosome 2, bPoeAtr1.hap1, whole genome shotgun sequence genome:
- the RPL14 gene encoding large ribosomal subunit protein eL14 — MRAPEPRPRRASPWPPRPAHAQRRRRAGFRAPGRPPRPLSAAAAIMVFKRFVEIGRVAFISFGPHAGKLVAIVDVIDQNRALVDGPCSGVRRQAMPFKCMQLTDFVLKFPHSARQKCVRLAWEKENINEKWSATRWAKKIEAREKKAKMTDFDRYKVMKAKRMRNRIIKHEMKKLQKLASKKGKKPGKPEKAPKGKKPEKAPKAKKPEKAPASKAPAPKAQKAQK; from the exons ATGCGCGCGCCGGAGCCACGGCCACGGCGCGCGTCCCCGtggccgccccgccccgcgcacgCGCAGCGGCGGCGCCGAGCCGGCTTCCGGGCGCCGGGGAGGCCGCCCCGCCCTCTCTCTGCTGCCGCCGCCATCATG GTGTTCAAGCGCTTCGTGGAGATCGGCAGAGTTGCCTTCATCTCCTTCGGGCCACATGCTGGCAAACTGGTGGCCATCGTGGATGTTATTGACCAAAATAGG GCACTGGTGGATGGGCCCTGCAGTGGTGTCAGAAGGCAGGCCATGCCCTTCAAGTGCATGCAGCTGACTGACTTTGTCCTGAAGTTCCCACACAG TGCTCGTCAGAAGTGTGTGCGACTTGCTtgggagaaggaaaatataaatgaaaaatggtCAGCGACAAGATGGGCAAAGAAGATTGAAGCCCGAGAAAAG AAAGCCAAAATGACTGACTTTGATCGTTACAAGGTGATGAAAGCAAAGAGAATG agaaaCAGAATCATCAAGCATGAAATGAAGAAGCTTCAGAAGTTGGCTTCTAAAAAGGGCAAGAAGCCAGGGAAGCCAGAGAAGGCACCAAAGGGCAAAAAGCCAGAGAAGGCACCCAAGGCTAAGAAGCCAGAGAAGGCACCAGCATCGAAGGCACCAGCACCGAAGGCACAGaaggcacagaaataa